In one Pseudomonas tensinigenes genomic region, the following are encoded:
- a CDS encoding ANTAR domain-containing response regulator, whose product MLRILLINDTAKKVGRLKAALTEAGFEVIDESGLTIDLPARVETVRPDVILIDTESPSRDVMEQVVLVSRDQPRPIVMFTDEHDPGVMRQAIKSGVSAYIVEGIHAQRLQPILDVAMARFESDQALRAQLQARDQQLAERKRIELAKGLLMKMKDCNEEEAYTLMRRQAMSRQQKLIQVAEQIIAMSELLG is encoded by the coding sequence ATGTTGCGCATTCTGCTGATCAATGACACGGCGAAAAAAGTCGGGCGCCTGAAAGCCGCGCTGACTGAAGCCGGTTTCGAGGTGATCGACGAGTCCGGCCTGACCATCGACCTGCCCGCGCGCGTCGAAACGGTGCGCCCGGACGTCATTCTGATCGATACCGAGTCACCGAGCCGCGATGTCATGGAACAAGTGGTACTGGTCAGCCGCGACCAGCCACGGCCAATCGTGATGTTTACCGATGAACATGATCCGGGGGTGATGCGCCAGGCGATCAAGTCCGGGGTCAGTGCCTACATCGTCGAAGGCATTCACGCCCAGCGTCTGCAGCCGATTCTCGATGTCGCGATGGCGCGATTCGAGAGTGATCAGGCCTTGCGCGCGCAGTTGCAGGCGCGGGATCAGCAATTGGCTGAGCGCAAACGCATTGAGCTGGCCAAGGGGTTATTGATGAAGATGAAGGATTGCAATGAGGAAGAGGCTTACACCTTGATGCGACGCCAGGCGATGAGCCGGCAGCAGAAGCTGATTCAGGTGGCGGAGCAGATTATTGCCATGAGTGAGTTGCTGGGCTGA
- a CDS encoding CmpA/NrtA family ABC transporter substrate-binding protein, translated as MNEPSVGPLAWVNGSDAPEKTAINLGFMALSDCASVVVAATQGFAQPYGLTLNLKRQSSWANLRDKLVSGELDAAHSLYGLIYAVHLGIGGVTSTDMAVLMGLNQNGQSLNLSHGLQNLGVSSPEALDRHVHQSRAKLTFAQTFPTGTHAMWLYYWLASQGIHPLQDVDSVVVPPPQMVAHLQAGRIDGFCVGEPWAASAVQQNLGFTLATSQTIWPDHPEKVLGCTREFVEQYPNTARALVMAILEASRFIEESPENRRSTAQLLSAPEYLDAPLSCIEPRFLGDYADGLGNRWQDPHALRFHGNGEVNLPYLSDGMWFMTQFRRWGLLREDPDYLAVARQVQQLDLYRDAATAVGVAAWGTDMRSSQLLDGKIWDGSDPAAYARSFKLHAMSDDVPLLARR; from the coding sequence ATGAATGAACCTTCGGTAGGGCCACTGGCCTGGGTCAATGGCAGCGATGCCCCGGAAAAGACTGCAATCAACCTCGGCTTCATGGCGTTGAGCGACTGCGCATCGGTTGTCGTTGCTGCCACACAGGGCTTTGCCCAGCCTTACGGGCTGACCCTGAATCTCAAGCGCCAAAGCTCTTGGGCCAACCTTCGTGACAAACTGGTCAGCGGCGAACTGGATGCCGCCCACAGTCTGTACGGTCTGATCTACGCCGTGCACCTGGGCATTGGCGGCGTGACGTCGACCGACATGGCGGTGCTGATGGGGCTGAATCAGAACGGTCAGAGCCTCAACCTCTCCCACGGTCTGCAGAACCTTGGCGTGAGCAGTCCTGAAGCGCTGGATCGGCACGTGCACCAAAGCCGCGCAAAACTTACCTTCGCCCAGACTTTTCCCACTGGCACTCATGCGATGTGGCTGTATTACTGGCTGGCGAGTCAGGGCATTCATCCGTTGCAGGATGTCGACAGTGTGGTGGTGCCGCCGCCGCAAATGGTTGCGCATCTGCAAGCCGGGCGCATCGACGGTTTTTGTGTCGGCGAGCCTTGGGCGGCTAGCGCGGTGCAGCAGAATCTGGGTTTTACCCTGGCCACCAGCCAGACCATCTGGCCCGATCACCCGGAAAAAGTCCTTGGCTGCACTCGCGAATTTGTCGAGCAATACCCGAACACGGCGCGCGCGCTGGTGATGGCGATCCTTGAAGCCAGCCGCTTTATCGAAGAAAGCCCGGAGAATCGTCGCAGCACCGCGCAATTGCTCAGCGCTCCGGAATATCTGGACGCGCCGCTTTCGTGCATCGAACCGCGTTTTCTCGGTGACTATGCCGATGGGCTGGGCAATCGTTGGCAGGATCCTCATGCGCTGCGCTTTCACGGCAATGGCGAGGTGAATTTGCCCTACTTGTCCGATGGCATGTGGTTCATGACCCAGTTCCGTCGCTGGGGCTTACTGCGCGAAGACCCGGATTACCTCGCTGTCGCCCGTCAGGTTCAGCAACTCGATCTATATCGCGACGCCGCCACCGCCGTCGGCGTAGCGGCGTGGGGTACCGACATGCGCAGCAGCCAGTTGCTCGACGGCAAAATCTGGGACGGCAGCGACCCGGCCGCTTACGCGCGCAGCTTCAAGCTGCACGCGATGAGCGACGACGTTCCCCTTCTCGCCCGCCGCTGA
- a CDS encoding quinone-dependent dihydroorotate dehydrogenase, with translation MYSLARQLLFKLSPETSHDLSLDLIGAGGRLGLNGLLCKAPAKKPVTVMGLEFPNPVGLAAGLDKNGAAIDGFAQLGFGFVEIGTVTPRPQPGNPKPRIFRLPEAEAIINRMGFNNLGVDNLLARVAAAKYKGVLGINIGKNFDTPVERAVDDYLICLDKVYAHASYVTVNVSSPNTPGLRSLQFGDSLKQLLADLATRRAELALRHGKHVPLAIKIAPDMTDEETAQVAQALIETGMDAVIATNTTLSRVGVEGMEHGDEAGGLSGAPVREKSTNTVKVLAGELAGRLPIIAAGGITEGKHAAEKILAGASLVQIYSGFIYKGPALIRESVDAIAALR, from the coding sequence ATGTATTCCCTGGCCCGTCAGCTGTTGTTCAAACTTTCCCCGGAAACCTCCCACGATCTGTCGCTGGATCTGATCGGCGCGGGTGGGCGTTTGGGCCTCAACGGCTTGCTGTGCAAGGCGCCGGCGAAGAAGCCGGTGACGGTCATGGGCCTCGAATTCCCGAACCCGGTGGGTCTGGCGGCCGGTCTGGACAAGAATGGCGCGGCCATCGATGGCTTCGCACAACTGGGTTTCGGTTTTGTCGAAATCGGCACCGTGACTCCGCGCCCGCAGCCGGGCAACCCGAAACCACGGATTTTCCGCCTGCCGGAAGCCGAGGCGATCATCAACCGCATGGGTTTCAACAACCTCGGTGTGGATAACCTGCTGGCGCGCGTGGCCGCGGCGAAATACAAAGGCGTGCTGGGCATCAACATCGGCAAGAACTTCGATACCCCGGTTGAACGCGCGGTCGACGACTACCTGATCTGCCTGGACAAGGTTTACGCCCACGCCAGCTACGTGACGGTCAACGTCAGCTCGCCGAACACTCCGGGCCTGCGCAGCCTGCAGTTCGGCGATTCGCTCAAGCAATTGCTCGCGGATCTGGCTACCCGCCGCGCCGAACTGGCGTTGCGTCATGGCAAACATGTGCCGTTGGCGATCAAGATCGCGCCGGACATGACCGACGAAGAAACCGCGCAGGTGGCTCAGGCCCTGATCGAAACCGGCATGGACGCGGTGATCGCGACCAACACCACCCTGAGCCGTGTTGGCGTTGAAGGCATGGAGCATGGCGACGAGGCGGGCGGTCTGTCGGGCGCGCCGGTGCGTGAGAAGAGCACGAATACCGTGAAGGTGCTGGCCGGCGAGTTGGCTGGGCGGTTGCCGATCATTGCGGCGGGCGGGATTACTGAAGGCAAGCATGCGGCCGAGAAGATTCTCGCCGGTGCGAGCCTGGTGCAGATCTACTCTGGCTTCATCTATAAGGGCCCGGCGCTGATTCGTGAGTCGGTAGACGCGATCGCCGCCCTGCGCTGA
- the rmf gene encoding ribosome modulation factor: MRRLKRDPLERAFLRGYQYGVGGKSRELCPFTLPSVRQAWINGWREGRGDNWDGMTGTAGIHRLNELHAVG, from the coding sequence ATGAGAAGACTTAAGCGTGATCCGTTGGAAAGAGCATTTTTGCGCGGATATCAATATGGCGTTGGTGGCAAATCCCGTGAGCTTTGCCCATTTACTCTACCGTCGGTACGCCAAGCCTGGATTAACGGCTGGCGAGAAGGACGCGGCGACAACTGGGACGGTATGACCGGCACTGCGGGAATCCACAGACTCAACGAACTTCACGCCGTCGGCTGA
- the rlmKL gene encoding bifunctional 23S rRNA (guanine(2069)-N(7))-methyltransferase RlmK/23S rRNA (guanine(2445)-N(2))-methyltransferase RlmL, whose translation MSDRFELFLTCPKGLEGLLIEEAVGLGLEEAREHTSAVRGMATMETAYRLCLWSRLANRVLLVLKRFPMKDAEDLYHGVLDIEWQDHMLSDGTLAVEFSGHGSGIDNTHFGALKVKDAIVDKLRTPQGDRPSIDKLNPDLRIHLRLDRGEAILSLDLSGHSLHQRGYRLQQGAAPLKENLAAAILIRSGWPRIAAEGGALADPMCGVGTFLVEAGMIAADMAPNLRREQWGFTAWLGHVPALWKKLHEEAVERAAAGLAKPPLWIRGYEADPRLIQPGRNNVERAGLSEWIKIYQGEVATFEPRPDQNQKGLVICNPPYGERLGDEASLLYLYQNLGERLRQACLNWEAAVFTGAPDLGKRMGIRSHKQYSFWNGALPCKLLLIKVLPDQFVTGERRTPEQRQAEREQAAYDQTPDEPQERKFNKNGNPIKPTPAPAPVIEQPRLSEGGQMFANRLQKNLKAMGKWVKREGIDCYRVYDADMPEYAMAIDLYHDWVHVQEYAAPKSIDPEKASARMFDALAAIPQALNVDKSRVVVKRRERQSGTKQYERQAAQGKFNEVSEGGVKLLVNLTDYLDTGLFLDHRPMRMRIQKEAAGKRFLNLFCYTATASVHAAKGGARSTTSVDLSKTYLDWARRNLSLNGYSDKNRLEQGDVMAWLESSRDEYDLIFIDPPTFSNSKRMEGIFDVQRDQVQLIDLAMARLATGGVLYFSNNFRKFQLEENLAERYAVEEISAQTIDPDFARNTKIHRAWKITAR comes from the coding sequence ATGTCCGACCGTTTCGAACTCTTCCTCACTTGCCCTAAAGGCCTTGAAGGCCTGCTCATCGAGGAAGCCGTCGGGCTTGGCCTTGAAGAAGCACGCGAGCACACTTCCGCCGTGCGTGGCATGGCGACCATGGAAACCGCTTATCGCCTGTGCCTCTGGTCGCGTCTGGCCAACCGTGTGTTGCTGGTGCTCAAGCGTTTCCCGATGAAAGACGCTGAAGACCTCTACCACGGTGTGCTCGACATCGAGTGGCAGGATCACATGCTCAGCGACGGCACCCTGGCCGTCGAATTCAGCGGCCACGGCTCAGGCATCGACAACACCCACTTCGGTGCCCTGAAAGTCAAAGACGCCATCGTCGACAAACTGCGCACGCCGCAGGGCGACCGTCCGTCGATCGACAAGCTCAACCCGGATCTGCGCATTCACCTGCGTCTGGATCGCGGCGAAGCGATTCTCTCCCTTGATCTGTCCGGCCACAGCCTGCACCAGCGCGGTTACCGTCTGCAGCAGGGCGCTGCACCGCTGAAGGAAAACCTCGCGGCGGCGATCCTGATCCGTTCCGGCTGGCCGCGCATTGCTGCCGAAGGCGGCGCGCTGGCTGACCCGATGTGCGGTGTCGGTACGTTCCTCGTCGAAGCCGGCATGATTGCCGCCGACATGGCGCCGAACCTGCGCCGTGAGCAGTGGGGCTTCACCGCGTGGCTCGGTCACGTTCCGGCACTGTGGAAAAAACTCCATGAAGAAGCCGTTGAACGTGCCGCTGCCGGTCTGGCCAAGCCACCGTTGTGGATTCGTGGCTACGAAGCTGATCCGCGTCTGATTCAGCCGGGCCGCAACAACGTTGAGCGTGCCGGCCTGAGCGAGTGGATCAAGATCTACCAGGGCGAAGTGGCGACGTTCGAGCCGCGTCCGGATCAGAACCAGAAAGGTCTGGTGATCTGCAACCCGCCGTACGGCGAGCGTCTCGGTGACGAAGCCAGCCTGTTGTACCTCTACCAGAACCTCGGCGAGCGTCTGCGTCAGGCCTGTCTGAACTGGGAAGCGGCGGTGTTCACTGGTGCGCCGGATCTGGGCAAGCGCATGGGCATTCGCAGCCATAAACAGTATTCGTTCTGGAACGGCGCGTTGCCGTGCAAGCTGCTGTTGATCAAAGTGCTGCCGGATCAGTTCGTCACCGGCGAGCGTCGCACCCCGGAACAGCGTCAGGCCGAGCGCGAGCAAGCGGCTTACGACCAGACCCCGGATGAGCCGCAAGAGCGCAAGTTCAACAAGAACGGCAACCCGATCAAACCGACGCCGGCCCCGGCGCCAGTGATCGAGCAGCCGCGCTTGAGCGAAGGCGGGCAGATGTTTGCCAACCGTCTGCAGAAAAACCTCAAGGCCATGGGCAAGTGGGTCAAGCGCGAAGGCATTGATTGCTACCGCGTCTACGATGCCGACATGCCTGAGTATGCGATGGCCATCGACCTGTACCACGATTGGGTGCACGTTCAGGAATATGCCGCGCCAAAATCCATCGATCCGGAAAAAGCCTCGGCGCGCATGTTTGACGCCCTGGCAGCGATTCCGCAGGCACTGAACGTCGACAAGAGCCGCGTGGTGGTCAAACGCCGCGAGCGCCAGAGCGGCACCAAGCAGTACGAGCGTCAGGCTGCGCAAGGCAAGTTCAATGAAGTCAGCGAGGGCGGCGTGAAGTTGCTGGTCAACCTCACCGACTACCTCGACACCGGCCTGTTCCTCGATCACCGGCCGATGCGCATGCGTATTCAGAAAGAGGCCGCCGGCAAGCGCTTCCTCAATCTGTTCTGCTACACCGCGACCGCCAGCGTACACGCGGCCAAGGGCGGCGCGCGCAGCACCACCAGCGTCGACCTGTCGAAGACTTACCTCGACTGGGCGCGCCGCAACCTGTCGCTGAACGGTTACTCCGACAAGAACCGTCTGGAGCAGGGCGATGTGATGGCGTGGCTGGAAAGCAGCCGTGACGAGTACGACCTGATCTTTATCGATCCACCGACGTTCTCCAACTCCAAGCGCATGGAAGGTATCTTCGACGTGCAGCGTGATCAGGTGCAGTTGATTGACCTGGCCATGGCCCGTCTGGCAACCGGCGGTGTGCTGTATTTCTCCAACAACTTCCGCAAGTTCCAGTTGGAAGAAAACCTCGCCGAGCGTTATGCGGTCGAGGAAATCAGCGCGCAGACCATCGATCCGGATTTCGCCCGTAACACCAAGATCCACCGCGCCTGGAAAATCACGGCTCGTTGA
- a CDS encoding sensor domain-containing diguanylate cyclase: MSLHPVRPKILGFISEDVSAWLVALLVLLAGGILTGLLAWATLNQFQQQTRQRFQLLANERYSRIEERFQDQEQRLDGLRRFFANSESVSRTEFDGYTQPLLMRTQAYSFALKIKGGERAAFEQRVRDEGLSNFTLRELNAQGELQLAGVRDEYVPVLYSQTQSRLGSPLGYDLLAQPLRRDTLQRADKLAGLAVSQPMHLVSIEPSYARGVLLVAPVSRNGERQSFGYVMAVISMRQLLADGLPDAFHDYLSVRILDMSTNDQHEVLFESTNEPAPSDLTATRLVRMADHDYQVDILPSEAFVQGNHSSVGSVLILGGLLSMLLSALLYVLVSQRQRALRMVELRTQELHASEQELRGTHGQLRGVLNAATQVAIIATDLRGVINTFNPGAEQMLGYSSADVVGHMTLENLHLPRELTARAAELSARYGKSIPTCHAMLVEGGEVGGHEAREWTLVRSDGSHIPVNMLATPVLDEQGLWVGHLAICIDITERKRVHEVLAARDVLLKKLSAHVPGGIYQFKMEFDGRFSVIYASDGIREIYELEPDVLLFNAEAIFTRIHPQDVTRVRSSIRASADSLSPWREEYRVQLPERGLRWVRGEATPEELPGGGVLWHGYISDISDLKRVEEELRALSVTDSLTGIHNRRYFQERLTTEMARVERGGGELSVIMLDIDHFKRINDQYGHAVGDRVLQAVCERIGHRLRRTDVFCRLGGEEFMVLCPDIDGEHAYMLAVELWQGLRSAPVDVVGVVTASFGIASWRPGEGADALLLRADSGVYMAKQRGRDRVEQMS; this comes from the coding sequence ATGTCGTTGCACCCCGTGCGCCCAAAGATTCTGGGTTTTATCAGCGAAGACGTCTCGGCCTGGCTGGTCGCGCTGCTGGTATTGCTCGCCGGCGGGATTCTCACGGGGCTTCTCGCCTGGGCCACCCTCAATCAGTTTCAGCAACAAACCCGTCAGCGTTTTCAACTGCTGGCCAACGAACGTTACAGCCGCATCGAAGAACGCTTTCAGGATCAGGAGCAACGCCTCGACGGCCTGCGCCGCTTCTTCGCTAACTCTGAATCGGTGTCCCGCACCGAATTCGATGGTTACACCCAACCCTTATTAATGCGTACCCAGGCCTATTCGTTTGCCCTCAAGATCAAGGGTGGCGAGCGCGCGGCATTCGAGCAGCGCGTGCGTGACGAAGGCCTGAGTAACTTCACCCTGCGTGAACTGAATGCCCAAGGCGAGCTGCAACTGGCTGGCGTGCGCGATGAATACGTGCCGGTGCTCTATAGCCAGACGCAAAGTCGGCTCGGCTCACCGTTGGGTTATGACCTGCTCGCGCAACCTTTGCGCCGTGACACCCTGCAACGTGCCGACAAGCTTGCCGGTCTGGCGGTTTCGCAACCGATGCACCTGGTCAGTATCGAGCCATCCTATGCACGCGGTGTCCTGCTGGTGGCGCCAGTGAGTCGCAACGGCGAGCGCCAATCGTTCGGCTACGTGATGGCGGTGATCAGCATGCGCCAGTTGCTGGCCGACGGTTTGCCGGATGCCTTCCATGACTATCTTTCAGTGCGCATTCTCGACATGTCGACCAATGATCAGCACGAGGTCTTGTTCGAATCGACCAATGAGCCGGCGCCGAGCGACCTGACCGCCACGCGCCTGGTGCGCATGGCCGATCATGATTATCAGGTCGATATCCTGCCGAGCGAGGCCTTCGTTCAGGGCAATCATTCGTCGGTCGGCAGCGTGCTCATTCTGGGCGGTTTGCTCAGTATGCTGCTCAGCGCCTTGCTCTATGTGTTGGTCAGTCAGCGCCAGCGCGCCTTGCGCATGGTCGAGTTGCGCACGCAGGAGTTGCATGCCAGCGAACAGGAGCTGCGTGGCACTCACGGGCAGTTGCGCGGCGTGCTGAATGCCGCAACGCAGGTGGCGATCATCGCCACCGACCTGCGCGGGGTGATCAACACCTTCAACCCCGGCGCCGAGCAAATGCTCGGTTACAGCAGCGCCGATGTCGTCGGCCACATGACTCTGGAAAACCTGCACCTGCCCCGCGAGCTGACGGCCCGTGCTGCCGAATTGAGTGCACGCTACGGCAAAAGCATCCCGACCTGCCACGCGATGCTGGTCGAGGGCGGCGAAGTCGGCGGTCACGAGGCCCGCGAATGGACGCTGGTGCGCAGCGATGGCAGTCATATTCCGGTGAACATGCTGGCCACCCCGGTGCTCGATGAGCAGGGTTTGTGGGTCGGGCATCTGGCGATCTGCATCGACATCACTGAGCGCAAGCGCGTGCACGAGGTGCTGGCGGCGCGGGACGTGTTACTGAAGAAACTCAGCGCGCATGTGCCCGGCGGCATCTATCAGTTCAAGATGGAATTCGACGGGCGCTTCAGTGTGATCTACGCCAGCGACGGCATCCGCGAGATCTACGAGCTGGAGCCGGACGTGCTGCTGTTCAACGCCGAGGCGATCTTCACACGCATTCATCCACAGGACGTTACCCGCGTGCGCTCTTCGATTCGCGCCTCGGCCGACAGCCTCAGCCCGTGGCGCGAGGAATACCGTGTGCAGTTGCCCGAGCGCGGTCTGCGCTGGGTGCGCGGCGAGGCGACGCCGGAAGAACTGCCGGGCGGCGGTGTGCTGTGGCATGGCTATATCTCGGATATTTCCGACCTGAAGCGCGTGGAAGAAGAACTGCGCGCATTGTCGGTGACCGACTCGTTGACTGGCATCCACAACCGCCGCTACTTCCAGGAACGCCTGACCACGGAAATGGCCCGGGTCGAGCGCGGCGGCGGTGAGTTGTCGGTGATCATGCTCGACATCGACCATTTCAAACGCATCAACGATCAGTATGGCCACGCCGTCGGTGACCGAGTGCTGCAAGCGGTGTGCGAACGCATTGGCCATCGCCTGCGGCGCACCGATGTCTTCTGTCGCTTGGGTGGCGAGGAATTCATGGTGCTCTGTCCGGACATCGACGGCGAGCACGCGTACATGCTGGCGGTTGAGTTGTGGCAGGGTTTGCGCAGTGCGCCGGTGGATGTGGTCGGCGTGGTCACGGCGAGTTTCGGGATCGCCAGTTGGCGACCGGGGGAGGGCGCGGATGCGCTGCTGTTGCGGGCGGATTCGGGTGTGTATATGGCAAAGCAGCGCGGGCGCGATCGCGTCGAACAGATGAGCTAG
- the dacB gene encoding D-alanyl-D-alanine carboxypeptidase/D-alanyl-D-alanine endopeptidase, with protein sequence MIKSLRPLLLAGLLLPLALPVSAATINTALTPNVEKALKASKLQPSALSLVMVPLDGPGTPTVFNADVSVNPASTMKLVTTYAALEMLGPNHQWKTEFYTDGDLSGGILNGNLYLKGGGDPKLNMEKLWLLMRDLRANGVTQITGDLILDRNFFVQPVLPEFNDDGNDENKPFLVKPDSLLVNLKALRFVARNDGGRVLISVEPPIASIHIENTVKALPSKQCTGGVRYNPVAQPDGSMTVTVAGQLGEGCSSQTYLSLLDHATYTAGAVRAIWKELGGSIQGKDRLASTPGNAKLLARAYSPDLAEIIRDINKYSNNTMAQQLFLSLGQRFRNDADGDDAKAAQRVVRQWLAKKGITAPHLVMENGSGLSRAERVSAREMASMLQAAWHSPYAAEYISSLPIAGTDGTMRKRLKTTAMRGEAHVKTGTLNTVRAIAGFSRDVNGNTWAVVAILNDKAPFGASSVLDQVLLDLYKQPKLAQTASVL encoded by the coding sequence ATGATCAAATCGTTGCGTCCTCTGCTTCTCGCCGGCCTTCTTCTGCCGCTGGCCCTGCCTGTTTCTGCTGCCACCATCAACACCGCCCTCACCCCCAACGTCGAAAAAGCCCTCAAGGCCAGTAAACTGCAGCCCAGCGCCCTGTCGCTGGTGATGGTGCCGCTCGACGGCCCGGGCACGCCGACCGTGTTCAACGCCGACGTGTCGGTCAACCCGGCCTCGACCATGAAGCTGGTGACCACCTACGCGGCGCTGGAAATGCTCGGCCCTAATCACCAGTGGAAGACCGAGTTCTATACCGACGGCGACCTCAGTGGCGGCATCCTCAACGGCAATCTCTACCTCAAGGGTGGCGGCGATCCGAAGCTGAACATGGAAAAACTCTGGCTGTTGATGCGCGACCTGCGCGCCAACGGCGTGACCCAGATCACCGGTGACCTGATCCTCGACCGCAACTTCTTCGTGCAACCGGTGCTGCCGGAATTCAACGATGACGGCAATGACGAGAACAAGCCGTTCCTGGTCAAGCCCGACTCACTGCTGGTCAACCTCAAGGCCCTGCGTTTTGTCGCCCGTAATGACGGTGGCCGCGTGCTGATCTCGGTAGAACCGCCGATTGCCAGCATCCACATCGAAAACACCGTCAAAGCGCTACCCTCCAAGCAATGCACCGGCGGCGTGCGCTACAACCCGGTGGCGCAACCCGATGGCAGCATGACCGTGACCGTCGCCGGCCAGTTGGGCGAAGGCTGCAGCTCGCAGACTTACCTGTCGCTGCTTGACCATGCGACCTATACGGCCGGCGCCGTGCGGGCGATCTGGAAAGAGCTGGGCGGCAGCATTCAGGGCAAGGATCGTCTGGCTTCGACCCCGGGCAACGCCAAGCTGCTGGCTCGCGCCTACTCGCCGGATCTGGCGGAAATCATTCGCGACATCAACAAATACAGTAACAACACCATGGCTCAGCAGTTATTCCTCAGCCTCGGCCAACGCTTTCGCAACGACGCCGACGGTGACGACGCCAAGGCTGCACAGCGCGTAGTACGCCAGTGGCTGGCGAAGAAAGGCATCACTGCGCCACACCTGGTGATGGAGAACGGCTCCGGCCTCTCCCGTGCCGAACGGGTCAGCGCCCGTGAAATGGCGAGCATGCTGCAAGCCGCCTGGCACAGCCCGTATGCTGCCGAGTACATCAGCTCGCTGCCGATTGCCGGTACCGACGGCACCATGCGTAAACGTCTGAAAACCACGGCGATGCGCGGTGAGGCTCACGTCAAGACCGGCACCCTGAACACCGTGCGCGCGATTGCCGGTTTCAGCCGTGACGTCAATGGCAACACTTGGGCGGTGGTGGCGATCCTCAACGACAAGGCGCCGTTTGGTGCATCGTCGGTGCTCGATCAGGTGCTGCTGGATCTGTACAAACAGCCGAAACTGGCGCAGACCGCTTCGGTCCTGTAA
- a CDS encoding YggL family protein has protein sequence MATNRSQRLRKKLCVDEFQELGFELNLDFKEDLSEEAIDAFLEAFIKEAMEANGLGYVGGDDFGLVCLQKRGSVNEEQRAAVEAWLKTRSELTKYEVSPLLDVWYPEKPINAAK, from the coding sequence ATGGCGACTAACCGTTCCCAGCGTCTGCGCAAAAAACTGTGCGTTGATGAATTTCAAGAGCTGGGTTTCGAGCTGAACCTGGACTTCAAAGAAGACTTGTCCGAAGAAGCCATTGACGCTTTCCTCGAAGCCTTCATCAAAGAAGCCATGGAAGCCAATGGTCTGGGTTATGTTGGCGGCGACGACTTCGGTCTGGTTTGCCTGCAGAAGCGTGGCTCGGTCAACGAAGAGCAGCGTGCTGCCGTTGAAGCCTGGCTGAAAACCCGCTCCGAGCTGACCAAGTATGAAGTCAGCCCGTTGCTGGACGTTTGGTATCCGGAAAAGCCGATCAACGCGGCTAAGTGA
- a CDS encoding benzoate/H(+) symporter BenE family transporter, whose translation MNDATHTQLRPLADTSPSAIVAGFIAMMTGYTSSLVLMFQAGQAAGLTSGQISSWIWAISIGMAVCSIGLSLRYRTPITIAWSTPGAALLITSLGGVSYGEAIGAYITCAVLVTICGLTGSFERLVKKIPASLAAALLAGILFKIGSEIFVAAQHRTGLVLGMFFTYLLIKRLSPRYAVLAALLIGTALSGFMGLLDFSGFHLEVATPVWTTPHFSLAATISIGIPLFVVAMTSQNMPGIAVLRADGYNVPASPLITTTGIASLLLAPFGSHGINLAAISAAICTGPHAHEDRNKRYTAAVWCGIFYGIAGVFGATLAALFAALPKELVLSIAALALFGSIINGLSIAMTEVKEREAALITFMVTASGLTLFSVGSAFWGIVAGVLTLVILNWRKA comes from the coding sequence ATGAACGACGCCACGCACACTCAACTGCGCCCACTGGCCGACACTTCGCCTTCAGCCATCGTCGCCGGTTTCATCGCGATGATGACCGGCTACACCAGCTCACTGGTGCTGATGTTCCAGGCCGGGCAAGCGGCAGGTCTGACCAGCGGGCAGATTTCTTCGTGGATCTGGGCGATCTCGATCGGCATGGCGGTGTGTTCGATCGGCCTGTCGCTGCGTTATCGCACGCCGATCACCATCGCTTGGTCGACGCCCGGCGCGGCGTTGCTGATCACCAGTCTGGGCGGTGTCAGTTACGGCGAGGCCATCGGCGCCTACATCACCTGCGCAGTGCTGGTGACGATCTGCGGGCTGACCGGCAGCTTCGAAAGGCTGGTAAAAAAGATCCCGGCCTCGCTGGCGGCAGCATTGCTGGCGGGCATTCTGTTCAAGATCGGCAGCGAAATCTTTGTCGCCGCGCAGCACCGTACCGGGCTGGTGCTGGGGATGTTCTTCACTTATCTGCTGATCAAACGCCTGTCGCCGCGTTATGCCGTGCTCGCCGCACTGCTGATCGGCACTGCGCTGTCGGGGTTCATGGGTTTGCTGGATTTCAGCGGTTTTCATCTGGAAGTGGCGACGCCAGTCTGGACCACGCCGCACTTCTCGCTCGCTGCGACGATCAGCATCGGCATTCCATTGTTTGTGGTGGCGATGACCTCGCAGAACATGCCCGGTATCGCCGTGTTGCGAGCCGACGGCTACAACGTCCCGGCCTCGCCACTGATCACTACCACCGGCATCGCTTCATTGTTGCTGGCGCCGTTCGGCTCCCACGGTATTAACCTGGCGGCGATCAGCGCGGCGATCTGCACCGGGCCGCACGCCCATGAGGATCGCAACAAGCGCTACACCGCGGCGGTCTGGTGCGGAATTTTCTACGGGATTGCCGGGGTGTTCGGCGCCACATTGGCGGCGTTGTTTGCCGCGCTGCCGAAGGAACTGGTGCTGTCGATTGCGGCGCTGGCGCTGTTTGGTTCGATCATCAATGGTTTAAGCATTGCCATGACCGAGGTGAAGGAACGGGAAGCGGCGTTGATCACCTTTATGGTCACGGCGTCGGGGCTGACGCTGTTTTCCGTCGGTTCGGCGTTCTGGGGGATTGTCGCGGGGGTTTTGACGCTGGTGATTTTGAATTGGCGTAAAGCTTAA